One Diadema setosum chromosome 8, eeDiaSeto1, whole genome shotgun sequence genomic window carries:
- the LOC140231959 gene encoding uncharacterized protein: MARSGEESCSSSSIGLESVSYSQRIPHPQSWTEVPEYNMSLRQQNTHDPFGNWKYDVQCQIAHIAKKLKQSLGDHPDTRVRGYDMAWRPTLDESRLQQSRRGDTALPLYPEHKRPVSADQAPPPSKEETEGFYHANSTADPSYALSFGLGSRNISR; encoded by the exons ATGGCAAGGTCGGGGGAGGAGTCCTGCTCTTCCAGCTCAATTGGACTGGAGTCTGTTTCCTACAGCCAACGCATACCGCATCCTCAGTCATGGACAGAAGTGCCCGAGTACAACATGTCGCTACGGCAACAGAACACCCACGATCCCTTCGGG AATTGGAAATATGACGTACAGTGCCAGATTGCTCACATAGCTAAAAAGCTT AAACAGTCCTTAGGTGATCATCCCGACACGCGAGTGCGCGGCTACGACATGGCGTGGCGGCCGACTCTGGACGAGTCACGACTCCAGCAGAGCCGACGAGGGGACACCGCCCTGCCTCTTTACCCGGAGCACAAACGACCCGTATCGGCCGACCAAGCCCCGCCCCCATCCAAGGAAGAGACAGAGGGCTTTTACCACGCCAACAGCACGGCCGACCCATCATACGCCCTGTCGTTTGGACTCGGGAGCAGAAACATCTCGCGCTGA